The window GGTCGTGCCCTGCGCGTACAGACGCTGCTTGCCTTGCTGCTGGGGGGGATGACACCGGGCAGCACTCCGCCCCGTGGAGAGCCCCGCGGTCAACCTGCAACTCACCCCGGACGCTGGGGAAAGCGGGCGCTGCTTCCATAGGTTCTGCCGCCGACTTCGCCACCGTTCCCCCCGGGACTCTTCTCCAGGTTCCAGGTCACCGTCTCCAACGATTCGGCAGACGCGGTGCACAACGCGGTGGGCGGGCCGTGACGCCTTTCACGCGGGTGCCCCACCCCTGTTCCCTGTTGGTTCCTGCCCTGCGCTTGGCCAGGCCTACGCCGAACGTCCGTGGCAAGGGCGGAGTTTCCCCCTGCGCAGATGCGTCCGCACCAGCCCCTTGCGGATGCCAAGATGCGCTCATCTCACCCGTGGAGGCTCCTTCTGACCCGTTTCCTTCCCCATGCCCGTCCTCCTGAGCCCTCTGCCCCCACCCGCGACCCCGTGCACATTGGAAGCGGCTGGCAAACGGCGCTGGCCGACCTGGAAGGCCCCGGGCGCCGGTGGCTGGTGTCCCCCTGGGTCAACAGCGGCGACACCGACCTGCAGGGCCTGCTGAACCTGGTCCGGCCCGGGGACCGACTGCTGCTGCGGGGACGCCCGGAGGACTTCCTGCACCGGATGTCGAGCTTCGGCGCCGTTGAGCAGTTCCTGGCCCGGCAGGTCGAGGTTCAGCGGTTTTCCCACCTGCACGCGAAGGTCTACGCCCGTGAAGAGCCGGGGGGAGGCGTGGTGTGGCTGGGCAGCGCCAACCTCACCCGCCGCGGCCGGCAGGGTGACACGCGGGCCCACGGCAACTACGAGGCGATGAGTGGCCCTCACCTGCTGACCCCCACCGGGCTTGGGCAGCTGCAAGCGCTCTGGGCGAGGAGCGTGCCCTTCGACCGCGCTGCCATCGAGGGACAGGTAGGCCGGCTGCGCGAGGAGCGGGAGGAGTACGCCACGCTGCTGGGTGAGCAGGCCCTCACAACCCTGACGTTGCAGGTGGGTTTCAAGCTGCTGAACGGCCAGCTCACCCTCTCGCCGAAGTGGCTGGGGATGCCACCTCTGCCGGGTGTGACCTACCCGGCGGTGAAGTTCGTCACGGGCGACGTCGACCTCGCCCGGCGGCTGCGGCGGCTCAAGCACCGGGCGCAGCGTGGCCTGCGCCCCCTGGCGGTCCCGGTCGACGGATCACCGGGGCTGCACGTTCTTCCGGTCACCAACCGGGACGCCGTAGAACGGGGGCTCCGCTCTCTGCAGCGGCAGGCCCAGGACGAGTTGGGGCCGCAGCTGGACGCGCAGAGGCCCGGCCTGAAGGCCAGATTCCTGGAGCGCTTTGAAGCGGCGTTCCTGGAGTTCACCCGGGCCCACCGCGCCCAAGCGCGCCCGCTGGCTGAGCTTCTGGTTGAGGCGAGCGAGGCCTTTGACGCCTACATCGGGCAGGACCCCTTCGCGCTCGCCGTGCGGTTCGGCGTTCCCCTGCCCAACCTCCACGACCCCTACGACCCGCTGGCCCAGAGTGTCATTCAGGCCCACACCCTGCCGCGCCCCCTGCGGTAGGGCTGCTGCGGGTCCAGTGGTCCGCCGCCAGTGACGTCCTGGCGCACCGCGTCAGGGCGGCGGGGCAACCCGTGGGGCCGCCGATGGGCCCACGTCGGGCACCGGCGGTGGCGAGCACTGGCATGGCGGGCTTGCCTCAAGCCCGGAGCGGACTGTGGGCGCTCCAGACGGGCTCCCCGTTCTCCTGGCAGGCCCGGTGCCATGAAGGGGGTAGCCCCGTCATGCTCTCCAGGCGGTGCACGCGCCTGCCTGGCCCCCCGGTCCCTCGTCCGCAAGGCGGGTGGTGCCCTTCTCTGGCCGCAGTGGTGTGGTGGAACCTGGAACCGCAGCATTCCGCCCCGTACCCCAGGTGAATACTGTTGTGGAGGAGCCCAGTCTGGCGAGCCCCCCCGCAGAGGCGCTCCTCCGGAATCGGCGCCGGGAGCGCGCCCCGGGGGTCGCCGCCTGTCCCCCGAACATCGCCAGACCCAGACATGGTGTCGGCGTGAATCGTCCCGCCGACCCTGCCGAGCTCCGCGAGGGACCAGTGTTGTGGGCCACGGCACCTCTGCAACAGGCACCGCACGTGTGTCGGAACGGGGGGCCTCCGTAGGGCGCGCCCGTTCCGACTCACATGCCGACGTGCCGGCCTGAAGACGGCCAACGCCTCTGGGGGAGCGTGACCGCCCCGACGGCGGCACATGGCATGGCCAAGGGGCCCCGCAGCCCCTCGCGGGTAAGCCCCCAAAGCCCGACTCCGGCTGACCTTTGGACACTGCGCCCGGTTGTCCCCGGTGTTCCCCTCCCGCGGAAGGGCTGCTTCCCCGGCCACCGGCCACAGCGGTCCGGGCCCCGGCGTGAAGGGGAGGGAGGAAAACCGGGAGACAGGGCCGAGGATCGCCCACCTTACTGCTGCCTGTCAGGTTCCTGACGGCAGTCCCCCACGTATGTTCCGGCCGTTTCACCTACCGTGAGGCCATGCAGCTGAGTGAAGCGGAGCAGGGCGCCCTCATGGAGGTCGGGGACTTCGGCGCCGTCACGGCCGGGCGGTTAACGGAGCAGCTGGGAACCCGGACCCCGTGGCGCCGGCTGGTCACCGCCGGGTTGCTCAAGGCGTGCCGCACCCAGCGGCTCGGCGTCGTCCTCGGCCTCACCGACCGGGGGGCCCGGGCGTACACGGAGCTCAGCGGCGAGCCCGCCCCGTACGTCCGCGCCCCCGGCAGCCTGACCGACCGGGCGTTTCAGGTGGAGGCCCTCTCTGCGCTGAAGGCCGAGGGCTACCGGCTGGTTCAGGCCGACCGCAAGCTGGGGGGCGGCGTGCGGGGCGGAGCACCGACGGACCTCTTCGTCCGCTTCCACCTGCGGGTGCCGGAAGCGCAGATGGAAGCGCTGGAGGCGTACTGGGGCGAGGGCCGCCCCTTCGGAAAGGGCGAGACTTACCAGGCGGTGCTGGGGCACCCGGTGCTGTACGCGAGCCTGTCTGGGAACGGCATCCAGGTGAGCGGCGCGCGCAAGCTGCTCTCGCAGCACGCGGGCCACATCACCGAGTGGCGCTACCCCCTGCTCATCGCGGTGCCCGAGGAGACCCGCGAGATGCGGGCGTACCTGCGCCGGGTCGAGGCCGAGGACCGCGCCCGTTGGGGGCGGTACGCCGCATCGAGGACGCGGGCCGATCAGCCGTACATCCCGCCGGTTCGGCTGCTGGTGGTCAGTCCGCCGCAGTGACCTCCGGCCCGAACGACCCCCGCGCCTCGTACGGCTTGTGGCAGCGTGGCCGGTTGCAATACGGGTCGTGTGCCGACCAGAAGTCCACCCACACCACCCGCACCTCCCGCAGCCCCGGCAGCTCGCCCGCTCCGTGCAGCTCCCGGGCCAGGTCCAGGATGGTGGGCACCCGGCCGTGCACGCTGATCCCCCACAGGGCGGCACCGTAGCCCTGAGCGGCGAAGGACCGGAGCTTGTCCCGGACCCGCGCCGCCGGGTAGCCCGCGTCGAACTCGACCGCCCAATCCCGGGCGCGGTTCTCCCCGGGGCTCAGGATCTCCGCGTCCGGGAGAGCCCCCCGGCCGCGGCCCTTGAGCGGCGTGAGGGCCCAGCGCTGCCCGTCCTCGCGGCTGACCCGGAAGAGCACCTCCGTGAGACCGGCGGTGTGCATCAGGTCGCGCCGCGGCCAGGTCAGCGTCTCGCGCTTCAGGGCGACGAACGTCAGGTCCGTCTCGCTCATGACCTGCGTGGTCCGGGTGCGGCAGGTCAGGGTCTGCCGGGGCAGCTTCAACCCCCGCGCTGCGCCCAGCAGCCCGGAGCGCGTGAGCTGGGCCGTGGTGACGACCGGGCTGAGGTGTAGGAGGGTCCGGAGCCGCTGCTTCTGCTGGGCGGGATGCTCGGCCATGCCCCATGCTGGCAGGTCGGACGGGGCGTATGTTGGCCGGAAGGGCTTTTTTGCGGCGGCGGCGGGGAGAAGTGGGAACGGGAGGGTGCCGGGGGGAGTGGGTCAGATGATGGTTTTGTCGCCCGCAAAACCGTAACTGTTGCCGGTCATGACCCCCCGTGTCATGGCGGACAAAAAAAGAACGGTTTCCCAGACAGAAAGCACGGCTGGACGATACACTGAGGCATGTTGGCCTCCGAACTCTCCCGGGAACTCAATGTCGACGCCAGTGTCGTGTCCAAGCGCCTGAAGACGTACTGCGCCATGCAGGGGATGGAACGGCCGCTCAGGCTGGACGAGCAGGTGGTCGGACACATGCGGGAAGTCCACAGGCTGCTGAGCGGGGGCACAGCACAGAACACCCAGGAAGCGGTGCAGATGGTGCTGGGCACCTATGTTGAGTCCGTGCCGCCCGCCATCGCCCTTGACATCGTCCAGCGACTGGAAGCACTGGAGAATGGTCAGCGCCTCCTCATGGAGCAGATGACCCGCATGGCGGACTACTGGGAGGAACTCCGCAACCGGCGAAGCGCGGCGGTGGCCCAGCGCCAGGGCGACGGCACCTAGACGCCAGGGAGGCCAGATGCGGCCCTCCTCCCCAGGGTGACGGGGGCCGCTGGTCGTTCAGCCTCTCTGGGGCCGCCCAAGGAGGGCAGAGCGGCCACCCGACGGTGGGAAGGCGCCATATGGACGGCAGGGAGCAGCGCTGGGTCGTCCGACCTCTACTGTGCCTGGAAGACGAAGCAGGACTGGCCTCCGGAGGGCCCGGCCTTTCAGCTGCTGAAGGCGGGTCGTGCCTGTTTGGGCGTGCCGCGGGTGCCGCCTCCCCTCACCCCGGGTGGTGGTGTGAGGTCGGTCGGCTGCGCCTCACCACAGGCGTCATAGGCCCCCACGCCTGCTGGACCTGGGTGGGAATGGCGCCCGCGCCCCAGCGGGATAGTGGGCCCCACGGCAGGGACACGGGTGAGACGGCGCGCTGGCCATGCCCAGGGTGGGGAATTGGCCGGGCCGGGGTCAGCGGCGGCGCCTGGGAACAGATCCGCTCGGCCCCCACAAGGAGGTCGAACTGGTCACCGCGGCTCCTCCGGCAGGCGGGGAACGGCGGTCGACCTCAGTAGCGGGGAACGTTGCGCGCTTCGGCCACGGCAGCTGCCATCTGCACGACCCGCCGGGCGAGCAGCGGGGGAGCCAGAGGCAGGCCGAAGCGCGCGGAGGCGTCTGCCTCCAACGCCTGGGCGAGGGGGGCCGCCTGGCCGTACCCCTGATAGGTCGCCGTGAGTTCCGGAAGAGCCTGTCCGAGCCTGTGCGCGTTCGGGATGCGGTCACGCTTGACGTGCATGTTGTGGGCCGGATCGCTGGGAACCAGATTCCAGAGTTCGTTGATCGGGTGGACCGACACCGGGATGATGTGGTCGAGGTCGAACGCCCCGGGAACCAGGCGCGTACCCGTCCAGGGGCAGTGGAAGCCCTGTCCCTCCAGCATCAGCAGCCGCACATGGTGCCGCTCCCAGGTCAGCGGCAGCCGCGCCGCGGGGGAGGCGCTGAGCAGGGAGAAGACCTCCCCCCGGGTGACGGCCGGTGCCTGCTCCACCCGCTCGACGAACAGGCTCCACTCGTGCACGCACAGGGCCTCGACCCACAGGCTCATCGCCTGCAGCGTCCCCCACAGGGCGCCCGGCACGGTGAAGGCGAGCTCCTCGGGAAGAGTTCCTGGCAGAGGCTGACCGGCCAGGTCGCGGGCGGCCGCCGGCGGACTGAATACCCCGTGCTGCCCCCCGGGCCCCGCGTACCGGACGGGCTGCCGCACCGCCCGGGCCACGCGCCCGAGAACGTGAACCGTCATCGCCTGCAGGGCGGGCGGCAGCTGGCCCCGCCCCGCCCGGTAGGCCGCGAGGAGGAGCGCGCCGTCCGCCGGATCGGCCCGGGTATGGGGAAGCGCCTCCCACGCCCCGCGCAGGGTGGTGAGCGCTTCCCGAAAGCTGATGTCCTGCCGCTGCTGGCCGTCGCGTGTGGCGCGCGCGCCCTGGTAGACCGGCCGGTTCCCCACGAAGGGCCAGTAGAAGACCAGCCAGCGCTCGGCGACCCGGCGCAGCGGCACGACCACGTCCCGGGCCGCCTCGAGGGGATGCTCCAGAGCGAGGTCGTTCAGGGCGCGGACCAGGGCGAACTTGTAGGTGTTGGCCTTCGCCTCATGGCGCAGCAGGCCCGCGAGCAGGGCCCGGTCCTCATCCATGCGCAGCCAGTCCGGGGAGGACAAGCCGGAGCCTCCGCCTCACCAGGGGCTCTGGCCGTGGGGGGCGGGCGCGGATCCAGGCCGCCGTCTGACGGGCCAACGACTGCATGCCTCAGGCTAAGGGAAAGGCAGCCGGGGGAGGCTTAAGGAGCAGGCGGACCACAGCACGGGTTCCGAGGGGCAGGGAAGAGGTGACTCTGGAAGCGACAATCACCCCGGTGAGGCGTCCGGAGGATGTCGCCCCGGACGGGCCCTGCCCGAATGGTGCAGGATGCCCGCGCATCGGGAGGCGGTAGCTGGGAGACGACGCTCCGGGCGGGCAGGTCTACTCGCAGGCCACGCCGTCCCTATCCCGGTCCAGTGCCGGGTTGTAGCCGGGCTGACCTCGCCGCAGGGGCGCTGCCTCCGCCGCCCGAGCCTCCGCACATGAGCGGTAACCGGGTGTGGCGGGCGTGGGCGGAATCGCTGGTGGGCGCGCTGGGGCGGCCGCGGCTGCAGGACTCGCCGCTGAACGGTTCGCGGGCATCGGCGCGCCTCTCTCCGTGAGGATGGCAAACCTCCCTCCAGGCTGCACCACCACCGTCACCGTGCCCTGCAGGTCCGTGCGGTACACCGCCGCGTTCACCCGCCGGTACAGAGCGAGCGCCTCCGCCGTGGGATGCCCGTAGTTGTTCGGTCCTACGCCGATCACGACGTTCCTCGGCCGGACCGCCGCCAGCCACGCCGCGCTATCGCCGTTCTTCGCCCCATGGTGGATGCTCTTGTACACGTCGACGGGTCCCAGGAAACTCGCCGGGTACTTCTTCAGCCACGCCTGCGTTTCAGCCGTTTCGCTGTCCCCGGTCATCAGGGCCCGGAAGGTGCCGTACTGCACCAGCAGGCCCACGGAGTTGACGTTCTGCTCGCGGGGCATGCCCGGAGGCGGCGCGAGGACCGTGACCTTCACGCTGCCCAGGTTGATCACCTGGTCCCGGGCGACCAGACCCTGCGTTCCCGCCTTCTGCGCCGCGGACACCAGCGTCCCCCAGGCCTGGGTGTTGGCGGCGAGGCCGTTGTTCAGAAAGAACTTCGGCCTGTACAGCGTCACCGCGGGGGTCAGCCCGATGATGTGGTCCGCGTCCCCGTGGCTGGCCGCGACCAGGTCCAGGCTCTTCACGGCGTACTGCCGGAGCAGGGCCTGCATCCTGGGCTCACTCCTCCCCCCGTCGTACAGGAGGCTCTTCCCCTCGGGGCTGGTGATCAGCACGGCGTCCCCCTGGCCCACATCCAGGAAGCGGAGGGTGAGGACGCCCGGGTTCGGTGCCTGGGCGGAGGAGAGACCCAGGGACAGCAGGGCCAGGGTGAGGAGGCGCTTCACAGGTCGATCTCCTGCGCCGTGCCGCCGCTGTTCAGGGCGTCGAGCTGCGCCTGGGCCTGCCGGCGCCGGGTGCGGGTCAGCTCGTGGTCGATCTCCATCTCCAGGTCTCCTCCCTCGACACGCAGGCGAATCACATCCCCCTCGCAAACCCCGCGCGGCAGGGAGGCCAGGGGCCAGTCCTCGAGGTGGCCGTCTTCCCGCTCGACCCGCGCCAGACCTCCCTCGACCGCGTCCACGACCAGCGTGCTGGCGAGGATGTCCGGGGCGACCTGCTCTTCTCGGCTCATGCCGCAAAGTAGCGCACGGTCAGGCCGCATGTCAGTCCGCGTCATGAAGCGAATCCTGCTGTTCAGTTATGGTCATGGCTTTCACGACCTGCGGCACACGGCGGCGAGTCTGCTGATCTGCCGGGGCGTGCGGCCCAAGGTGATGGCGAACCGCCTGGGTCATGCCGATGCCAGCTTCACCCTGAAAGTGGACACGCATGTGTACGACGACCAGCGGGCGGCGGCAGCCCTGCCCCTGGGAGAACTGCTGGGGGCGGAGGGCCGGGGGAGCTCCCCGGTCCCGCCCCCCCGCGTCGGCCGCCGAAGTGGAACACGGCCTGGAGGCCTTCCAGAGGCTGCATCAGGCGCTGGGCGCGTTCCTCGAGTCAGCGCCCGACTGGGCGATGACGACGCTGCAGGACATGATCCAAAGTTCTGGCCGCTGTTGATGGGCAATGGTGAGCGCACGCGCCAGGCTGCCTGAGTCTGGCGTCGCCGGAGCCTCTGGCTCGGCGGATTGGCATGCTGCTCGATTCACCCCTGCGGGTGCTGCCCACCATGGGCCGCCCCGAGCAAGGCAGCACGGAACTCTGCGGCGGAACGTGAGCCGCATGTCGGCGCCCAGGAGAAAGGATGCGCCGGTCTGTCCTGCTGCCGTCCCGGCGCGCCAGGTGGTGCATGGGCAGCCTTCTCTCGGGTTTGTCTGATGCCGACAGTTTTTCAAAACAGACGGTCATGGCGCCCGCCCAGGTACCGGGGTTTACTTCCGCAGGCTCCGGCCCGGGTGGCATTTCGGCTGGAAGCTTGTCCTGATGCAGGCCTGGGCCTGTGAAGTGGCAGCCGTGAGCTCTCCACCAGCAGAGCCGGCCGGGCACCGTCAGGTGCCTGTCACGTGCCGCGCCGCTCTTCCTTTGCACAAGCCCGTTCCACATGGCCCTACCCCCCGGACTTGCTAGGAAGGAGCGTCTGCGCTAATTTAAAATGGCATCCTAGCTGCTTGGTATGACAGCTCTCCGAGGGACGCGGAGGGGTACTCATGCCAAGTCAAATTCATTTGCTATGTCAGGCCAACGATGGGCGCGCGGAACGCGCCGGAGTCGTTGGCCTGCTGTGCATGCCTGCGCGGGGGCCACCCGGCCTGATGTCTTGACGGTCAGAAGTAGGCCGCCGGGGGAATGACTGGACGCCATACCCCGGATCCTGAGCACACGCTCGGGTAGGCCCGGTCAATGCACTTCATGGGCATAGCACACGAGGGAATGTTTGTATGAGTCTTTTTCGTCGGCGTGAAAAGACAGGTCATTTCACGATGGTGGGCAACCAAGCTGTCCGCGATTCTAACCTCAGCCTCAAGGCAAAGGGGCTGCTCGTCCTGATGCTGTCGTACAGCGAAGGGTGGGTGTACCGCCTGGTTCACCTTGAGAGGCAGTCGGCCGATGGGCAACACGCGACCAAAACGGCGCTGCGTGAACTGATGGCTGCCGGTTACGTCGTTCGGGAGCGGCAGCGGGCGAATGACGGCACCTTTCAGTGGCTCTACACGGTGGACGATGAGCCGTTCGCGGCTCCGTCAGAAACCACCCCCCAAGTTTCCACCGGTGGAGTTTCCACGGGTGAACCTGCCATCGGTGGAAACTCCACCCCTAAGAAACCCAAGGCACGAAAATCAAGCAGCAAGAGAGAAACACCTTCCCGCGCTGACGCGCGCGGGGAGCCGCCTGCGGCAGAGCCTCGGGTTCCGGAAGGTCTGGGGGGCCAAGCCGCCGACGCGGGTCCGCAGGCCGTCTCGGGCACGCCTCACGGCGTGGCGGCTGACGCCGCGGGCGGGGCCCCATCGTCCTTCGTGGCGGGTGCTGAACCGTCCACACGCCATGACGTTGACGCCGCTACCCCTGCAAAAGGTTCCGCCGGCGCGGCGCGGCCCGAACCGGACCATCAAACCATGGTGAGGGCCATCCGTGAGGCGCTGTACCCCGGTACGGCCCACTGCGCCGACAGGATTGAGCGGCAACTCGCTGCGGCCAGCAAACAGCTGCGCGGCGCCGGACTTGATTCGGGCGCCCCGGCCCTGATCGTGGCGCACATCCGCACCCATCATCCCTGGCGCACCCATGTCTCGCCCGGGACGCTGGTGGAGTACAGCGCTGAGTGGGCCAGCGCACGGGCCAACCCGGACCTGGCGCTTACCCGTTCGCAGCCTGCCCGTTCCCACCCGGTGAGCCGCCCGCAGACCACAGCGGAGGCCACCCAACGCAGCGTCGATACCGCCAGCGCCGTGCTCGCGCATCTCCACCGCCGGGGGCTCTCGTGATCGACTCCGTGACGTTCGCCACCGAGTGGGCCCTGCTGGAGGACCGGTTTCAGACCCGTCACAATCCCGAGACAGCCGCGCGGTACCTGGAGGACCTCTCGCAGGAGCTGGACACCGAGCAGTTCCGGATGGCCTGCGGCCGCGCTTTCCGGTTTGAGACCTTTTTCCCATCGCCGCAGTGCCTGATCGACCACGCCCTCGGCGACTTCCTGAACCGGGCCGAGGACGCCTGGGATGACCTGATGGGACGCCTGGCAGGTGGGAGCGACGTGATCACGGCGCCCGGCACCCTCGAGCGGCAGATTCTCGCTCGGCTGGGGGGCTCGCGGGCACTGGCTGAGGCCAGCGACTATGGCCGCCGTGATATGCGCGAGCAGTTCATCCGCCGGTATGCCCGGGCCCTGCGGAGCAGGACCATGCCGGGGCTGCCTGCCACGCGGGCGCTCCCCGTCACCCCCCCGGCGCCGTCGCCCCTGTCCCCGGTCCTGCCGGCCCTGCCTTCGCCGCGCGGCAAGACGATCGATTTTCTCAAGATGGCGCGCATGATTGGGGTTCCCGTGTCCGGGGACGGAGTGGTGGCCGTGGAAGGAACCCTGGATGACACCCTATCTTCATCTTCGTGAAGCAGTGGTTACCTAACTTGTATTTCTTCGCCCTTGGTTGAGCAAGTTCTGCATGCTCCGCTTGCCCGTCCCTTGGGCGCAGGAGAGATCCGTCAAGTGCCCCGCGCGTCAGAGCGTGTGCCCGAGCCCCGATCCCTATGCGGCGCGGCGCCAGCGCTTCGCCTTGACCATTCCGAGGCGCATGATGTTGCGGGTGGCATTGCGGTGCGCATTCATGCGCCGACGGCAGGTGGGGCAGAAGAAAATGTCCCCGTCGCGGTGGCCGAAGGGATGGCCAGGGCAGTACGAGCAGCGCAGGCTGGTGTGCCTGGGGTTCACCTTTTCAAGGCCAATGCCAGCGAGCTGGAGGCGGGTGTGCATCCAGCACTCGTGAAAGTCCAGCACACCGTTCCGCCGCGACCGTTGGACGAACGTAGGTTTCATGTCCTTGTAGCGCAGGTCCTCCGCGTAGACGTAGAACGCGTGCCGGCACAGAAAGTCGGAGACCCGCTGGAGCTGCGCCTGGTGCCAGGAGAAGACGATGCGGTCGAGAAGCCGCCGGGCCTGGGGCGACAGCCGGGACCGGACCTGCCAGATGAGGTCGGTCTCGCAGGGCTGCGTGCGGTGGGCCCGCTCCTCGCTCGTGGACGCGTAGACCAGGGGCTTGCTGCCCAGGTCGAGGCTGACCTCGAGGCGGTGCGTGAAGAGGTCCGGCTGCGTGGCCTGCACCTGGAAGAAGAGCACCAGGAACCAGTCGTCCCCGCTGCGCTGCAACACCAGCCGTTCCCGGTCCCACACTGCGGAGAACAGGCTGTCGGGCTGAACGAGGCGGGGTTGGGCATCAGGCTGCGGTTCCTGAGCCACGGCCGATTCGAGGAGCCGGGCGGCCTCAGTGACCGAGAGGGTGGGAGAGCGCAGGGCGACGCTCAGCTCTTCCAGACCAGGATGCTGCTGGAACCGCGGCGACTGCCGCACGAGGGCGGCATACTCGCTGGAAGGCAGGCGATACAGTTCGGTGTGCAGGGCGACGTCTCCGTACAGCAGCGTGCTGTCGCTGAGGGCTTCAAGCAGTTCCGGCTTTGCTTCGTAAAGCAGGCCAGAGGCCCGGTCGTGCTGCAACCGGAGCTTGGGGTTGCCCTTGAGCTGGCCGCTGCGGATCAGGGCTTGAAGGGTCGGGTACGAGTGGCGCTTGAGTTGCAGGATGTGGTGAACGGTACGCATGAGGCTCCAGGCAAGGCAGACGGGCAGCCTTAGCCGGCTGCCCGAAGGGAGGAGGGATCAATTGGCCAGGATTCAGAGCGGCGGGGATGCCGGTGAAGCTGGCCGAGGATGATCCGAGGGTGGACGATGGGGGGGCTGGGTTCCCCTACCTCCCTATGCCGGGCCGCGCAGCGGTCCGGACATCACGCGCTGTTTCCGCTGCTGCGGTTTTGAAAGCGAGGCGTCCCCCACCTGCCTTTGTCGGCGGATTCGCCCTGAGGAAGGGACGAAGCGCGTGCCGTTCCAGCGTACCGACCGGTACACTGAGCCCATGAGCCTCCTCGACCGGATCACCGTCGACCCGCGGCAGTGCGGTGGACGTCCCTGCATCCGCGGAATGCGGATCCGGGTGAGCGACCTCCTGGACCTGCTGGGCCAGGGCGTTCCTGAGGGGGAGATCCTGGAGGACTACCCCGATCTCGAGCGCGAGGACATCCACGCCGCGCTGCTGTATGCCGCGCGCTACCTGAATCATCCGCGTCTGAGCGCCTGAGATGCCGGAAAATCCCTACTGGCTGGATGCGCAGCTCCCGCCGCAACTCGCGCCCTGGCTGACCCAGACGTTTGGTGTACCGGCCTACAGCGCGAGCTACCTGGGTTACCGGGATGCCAGCGACGACGAAATCTTCCAGGCCGCCCGGGAGGCTGGGGCCGTCGTCGTCTCCAAGGACAGCGACTTCCTCGACCGGGTGACGCGGCTGGGACCCCCGCCGCAACTGCTCTACGTGACCTGTGGGAACACCAGCACCCGGTTCCTGAAAGACGTGTTCACCCGGGTGTTCTCTGAAGCCCACCGCCTGCTGGAGCAAGGCGAACCCGTGGTGGAGATCGGGGACCGGTAGGTGTCGCTGAGTACTCGCGAGGCTGACCAGGCTGCTTCAAGGCGCTTGGTCAAGAGGCCAGACTGGGCGTTCAGAGTCGAAAAGATGGAACACGGCGGCGCCAACAAATCTGTCTAGGCAGGGACCGGAGAAGATCGCTTTGCGCAGATGGCCGGACAGAGCGGGCTGGAACCGCCGGAACTGGAACACTGGTAGACCCGGCTCGGCGACTTCTGGGCACAACTGGATGTTGGGGGGCAGTGAGGTGGGCCGCCTTGTGGAGCTGACCAGGGGCGTACGCCCACCAGGTGCCTCTGGTGGTGCTGCGGCCAGTGCGCGGCGTTCAGGGCCCGGCCGTCCTGTTGCGTCCTGTAGGTTCAGACCCGACCGTCTGCATCCCGTCCACGAATGGCGCCCGGGCGAGAGGCAGGGCCCGCCGTGCTGGTGCTCTGGCGAGCCCTGCCAGCCCAGCGGCACAATGGC is drawn from Deinococcus budaensis and contains these coding sequences:
- a CDS encoding HNH endonuclease, with amino-acid sequence MDEDRALLAGLLRHEAKANTYKFALVRALNDLALEHPLEAARDVVVPLRRVAERWLVFYWPFVGNRPVYQGARATRDGQQRQDISFREALTTLRGAWEALPHTRADPADGALLLAAYRAGRGQLPPALQAMTVHVLGRVARAVRQPVRYAGPGGQHGVFSPPAAARDLAGQPLPGTLPEELAFTVPGALWGTLQAMSLWVEALCVHEWSLFVERVEQAPAVTRGEVFSLLSASPAARLPLTWERHHVRLLMLEGQGFHCPWTGTRLVPGAFDLDHIIPVSVHPINELWNLVPSDPAHNMHVKRDRIPNAHRLGQALPELTATYQGYGQAAPLAQALEADASARFGLPLAPPLLARRVVQMAAAVAEARNVPRY
- a CDS encoding excalibur calcium-binding domain-containing protein; this encodes MKRLLTLALLSLGLSSAQAPNPGVLTLRFLDVGQGDAVLITSPEGKSLLYDGGRSEPRMQALLRQYAVKSLDLVAASHGDADHIIGLTPAVTLYRPKFFLNNGLAANTQAWGTLVSAAQKAGTQGLVARDQVINLGSVKVTVLAPPPGMPREQNVNSVGLLVQYGTFRALMTGDSETAETQAWLKKYPASFLGPVDVYKSIHHGAKNGDSAAWLAAVRPRNVVIGVGPNNYGHPTAEALALYRRVNAAVYRTDLQGTVTVVVQPGGRFAILTERGAPMPANRSAASPAAAAAPARPPAIPPTPATPGYRSCAEARAAEAAPLRRGQPGYNPALDRDRDGVACE
- a CDS encoding DUF3006 domain-containing protein, with protein sequence MSREEQVAPDILASTLVVDAVEGGLARVEREDGHLEDWPLASLPRGVCEGDVIRLRVEGGDLEMEIDHELTRTRRRQAQAQLDALNSGGTAQEIDL
- a CDS encoding zinc ribbon domain-containing protein; protein product: MRTVHHILQLKRHSYPTLQALIRSGQLKGNPKLRLQHDRASGLLYEAKPELLEALSDSTLLYGDVALHTELYRLPSSEYAALVRQSPRFQQHPGLEELSVALRSPTLSVTEAARLLESAVAQEPQPDAQPRLVQPDSLFSAVWDRERLVLQRSGDDWFLVLFFQVQATQPDLFTHRLEVSLDLGSKPLVYASTSEERAHRTQPCETDLIWQVRSRLSPQARRLLDRIVFSWHQAQLQRVSDFLCRHAFYVYAEDLRYKDMKPTFVQRSRRNGVLDFHECWMHTRLQLAGIGLEKVNPRHTSLRCSYCPGHPFGHRDGDIFFCPTCRRRMNAHRNATRNIMRLGMVKAKRWRRAA
- a CDS encoding DUF433 domain-containing protein; this translates as MSLLDRITVDPRQCGGRPCIRGMRIRVSDLLDLLGQGVPEGEILEDYPDLEREDIHAALLYAARYLNHPRLSA
- a CDS encoding DUF5615 family PIN-like protein translates to MPENPYWLDAQLPPQLAPWLTQTFGVPAYSASYLGYRDASDDEIFQAAREAGAVVVSKDSDFLDRVTRLGPPPQLLYVTCGNTSTRFLKDVFTRVFSEAHRLLEQGEPVVEIGDR